The Streptomyces pactum genome contains a region encoding:
- a CDS encoding formylglycine-generating enzyme family protein, whose protein sequence is MDGLVDRFLAHEPWQKSRDPLTEAERAELRETIAGLRHPRVVEELCALAATHPRADVRLSVLEGVEPFLATHPAAREFLVWLLGDDEDFIVFSAARIAGRHRVGEAYEELVHITGPAEAGLLRSTKPVGIGAAVVAKAMDRILGAEDRAARLGLEREHARTGQLPPGTALDEHWDYDPHHLPRPAPDGMVLIPASDFVVGIGMDDVVHPLYDVDDAVPRQTRHLPDFLIDRYPVTNRQYDQWAQGPLAAEHALCHPDEPEGKDHRRGIAGDTRFGPDHPATGVDWFDAYAYLAHLGKRLPTELEWEKAARGDSGARYPWGDDFDPDALRWFGASYAAVQNLEQWRDALSTFDEKSPEVTTVPVGSHPKNVSGYGVADLVGNCWEWTDTNFFTRDRMKPMISGRPRTEWATAEETSVVIRGGAWTSMREQVTTYFRGKDLFTDRHNEIGFRGVIR, encoded by the coding sequence TTGGACGGGCTGGTGGACCGTTTCCTGGCCCACGAGCCATGGCAGAAATCGCGCGATCCGCTGACCGAGGCGGAACGCGCGGAACTGCGTGAGACGATCGCGGGACTCCGGCATCCCAGGGTCGTCGAAGAACTCTGCGCGCTGGCGGCGACCCACCCGCGTGCGGATGTCCGCCTGTCGGTGCTCGAGGGTGTCGAGCCGTTCCTGGCCACCCATCCCGCGGCGCGGGAGTTCCTGGTCTGGCTGCTCGGCGACGACGAGGACTTCATCGTGTTCTCCGCCGCGCGGATCGCCGGCCGGCACCGCGTCGGCGAGGCCTACGAGGAGCTGGTGCACATCACCGGACCGGCCGAGGCCGGCCTGTTGCGCAGCACCAAACCGGTGGGCATCGGCGCCGCCGTCGTGGCCAAGGCGATGGACCGGATACTGGGGGCCGAGGACCGGGCGGCCCGGCTGGGGCTCGAGCGGGAGCACGCCCGCACCGGGCAGTTGCCGCCGGGCACCGCACTGGACGAACACTGGGACTACGACCCGCACCACCTGCCACGCCCCGCCCCCGACGGCATGGTGCTCATCCCGGCGTCGGACTTCGTCGTCGGAATCGGCATGGACGACGTCGTCCATCCGCTGTACGACGTGGACGACGCGGTCCCCAGGCAGACCCGCCACCTGCCCGACTTCCTCATCGACCGCTACCCGGTGACCAACCGGCAGTACGACCAGTGGGCGCAGGGCCCGCTGGCCGCCGAGCACGCGCTCTGCCACCCCGACGAGCCCGAGGGCAAGGACCACCGCCGCGGGATCGCCGGCGACACCCGGTTCGGCCCCGACCACCCCGCGACCGGCGTCGACTGGTTCGACGCCTACGCCTACCTCGCACACCTCGGAAAGCGGCTGCCGACCGAGCTGGAGTGGGAGAAGGCCGCACGCGGCGACAGCGGAGCCCGCTATCCGTGGGGCGACGACTTCGACCCGGACGCCCTGCGCTGGTTCGGCGCGTCCTACGCAGCGGTGCAGAACCTGGAGCAGTGGCGCGACGCCCTGAGCACCTTCGACGAGAAGAGCCCCGAGGTCACCACCGTCCCGGTCGGCTCCCACCCCAAGAACGTCAGCGGCTACGGGGTCGCGGACCTGGTCGGGAACTGCTGGGAATGGACGGACACCAACTTCTTCACCCGCGACCGGATGAAACCGATGATCTCCGGCAGGCCCCGCACCGAATGGGCGACGGCCGAGGAGACCTCGGTGGTCATCCGGGGCGGCGCGTGGACCTCCATGCGGGAGCAGGTCACGACGTACTTCCGCGGCAAGGACCTCTTCACGGACCGGCACAACGAGATCGGATTCCGAGGAGTGATCCGGTGA
- a CDS encoding formylglycine-generating enzyme family protein, which translates to MTTTEQFSPEPCLPEVPAEVLRIAASTDGTAAEHDALLGGYLRTLERLTDPRLLGECLAVGLLHDTPRIRRLALAAAVRLAPELAAEAVGWALADPDETVRGPALASLASTSALRLAGGPSALHALLAVLGRSPEQITAGVGNYVTAADAHALASARTLLADPDLADTVLAELPVPLSADRLPSRLSLDGMRHVPAGRLRRGTRPGQERSWGDPAEAAVDEVEVAGFHLDTVPVTNDAYDAFVADVAGHGHLWCHPDEPRDTDHTRSTADDPRFAGDHPVTGVSWYDAAAYADWCGKRLPTEDEWERAARGDDHRRHPWGATFRPDLVRGLHTVLAGDAATGPDRQTWLRRLADLRITEPSALTGPVNDLPGNESPFGIRDMCGNVWEWTSTRFLDGLPLRPRFGTMDPGDLWGEWSAEVSVRGGAWSSPPALLTAVSRAGKPLVTRSPEIGFRCAVSESEAPR; encoded by the coding sequence ATGACCACCACCGAGCAGTTCTCCCCCGAGCCTTGCCTGCCCGAAGTCCCCGCCGAGGTCCTGCGGATCGCCGCCTCGACCGACGGGACGGCGGCGGAACACGACGCCCTGCTCGGCGGCTACCTGCGCACACTGGAACGGCTCACCGACCCGCGACTGCTCGGGGAATGCCTGGCGGTCGGCCTGCTGCACGACACGCCCCGGATCCGCCGGCTCGCCCTGGCAGCCGCCGTACGGCTCGCCCCGGAACTGGCGGCCGAGGCCGTCGGGTGGGCGCTGGCCGACCCGGACGAGACCGTGCGGGGACCCGCGCTCGCCTCCCTGGCCTCGACATCCGCCCTGCGGTTGGCGGGCGGCCCGTCGGCGCTCCACGCCCTGCTGGCCGTCCTGGGCCGATCCCCCGAACAGATCACCGCGGGCGTCGGCAACTACGTGACGGCGGCGGACGCGCACGCACTCGCCTCGGCCCGGACGCTGCTGGCCGACCCGGACCTGGCCGACACGGTCCTGGCCGAGCTGCCCGTCCCGCTGTCGGCCGACCGGCTGCCCAGCCGGCTCTCCCTGGACGGAATGCGGCACGTCCCGGCCGGACGGCTGCGCCGCGGGACGCGCCCCGGACAGGAACGCTCCTGGGGCGACCCGGCCGAGGCGGCGGTGGACGAGGTCGAGGTGGCGGGGTTCCACCTGGACACCGTGCCGGTCACCAACGACGCGTACGACGCGTTCGTCGCCGACGTCGCCGGCCACGGCCACCTGTGGTGCCATCCGGACGAGCCGCGCGACACCGATCACACCCGCTCCACCGCCGACGATCCCCGCTTCGCCGGCGACCACCCCGTGACCGGGGTCAGTTGGTACGACGCGGCGGCCTACGCCGACTGGTGCGGCAAGCGGCTGCCCACCGAGGACGAATGGGAGCGGGCCGCGCGGGGCGACGACCACCGCCGCCACCCGTGGGGCGCCACCTTCCGGCCCGACCTGGTACGGGGCCTGCACACGGTACTCGCGGGGGACGCTGCCACCGGCCCGGACCGCCAGACGTGGCTGCGCCGGCTCGCGGACCTCCGCATCACCGAACCGTCCGCGCTGACCGGCCCGGTGAACGACCTGCCGGGCAACGAGTCTCCCTTCGGAATCCGGGACATGTGCGGCAACGTGTGGGAGTGGACGTCCACCCGCTTCCTGGACGGCCTCCCGCTCCGGCCGCGCTTCGGCACGATGGACCCGGGCGACCTGTGGGGCGAGTGGTCGGCCGAGGTCAGCGTGCGCGGCGGGGCGTGGAGCTCACCCCCCGCGCTGCTCACCGCGGTGAGCCGGGCGGGAAAGCCCCTGGTGACCAGGAGCCCGGAGATCGGGTTCCGCTGCGCGGTGAGCGAATCCGAGGCGCCACGGTGA
- a CDS encoding phytanoyl-CoA dioxygenase family protein — protein sequence MSPPQRIPRFRYDGTVTADQRAFYEQYGFVIYRGVFDAQDVEVIQRDAERLERDTLEGKVPAEHRDRVIKPSYDEDGRATLHRLPYFTLHCANTRELIERRHLDALGPGLLGRPTWRFEDAIDGAVWQMKRGRRSSYSALDWHLDFPHDLPVTPLVNVGIYLDSATIRNGCLVLVPGSHRYPPRRLEAVGLPLEAEAGDVICHTYNILHHSGPVLDDTSRATLYVYYSAGEKPSAGTEYSHRAGEDFAKMITGAEAGTR from the coding sequence GTGAGCCCGCCGCAGCGCATCCCGCGGTTTCGGTACGACGGCACGGTGACGGCGGACCAACGCGCCTTCTACGAGCAGTACGGATTCGTGATCTACCGCGGCGTGTTCGACGCACAGGACGTGGAGGTCATCCAACGCGATGCCGAACGCCTGGAACGCGACACCCTCGAGGGGAAAGTACCGGCCGAGCACCGCGACCGGGTGATCAAACCGTCGTACGACGAGGACGGCCGGGCGACCCTGCACCGGCTGCCCTATTTCACCCTGCACTGCGCGAACACCCGAGAACTCATCGAGCGACGGCACCTGGACGCGCTCGGCCCCGGCCTGCTGGGACGGCCGACATGGCGGTTCGAGGACGCCATCGACGGAGCCGTGTGGCAGATGAAACGCGGCAGGCGAAGCTCGTACAGCGCGCTGGACTGGCACCTCGACTTCCCGCACGATCTCCCGGTGACCCCGCTGGTGAACGTGGGCATCTACCTGGACTCCGCCACCATCCGCAACGGCTGCCTGGTCCTCGTGCCCGGATCCCACCGGTATCCGCCGCGGCGGCTGGAGGCCGTGGGACTTCCCCTCGAAGCCGAGGCGGGCGACGTCATCTGCCACACCTACAACATCCTCCACCATTCCGGGCCGGTGCTGGACGACACCAGCCGGGCGACGCTGTACGTGTACTACTCCGCGGGCGAGAAGCCCTCGGCGGGCACGGAGTACAGCCACCGGGCGGGCGAGGACTTCGCCAAAATGATCACCGGAGCGGAGGCCGGCACGCGATGA